The genomic DNA TAGTGTTCTTAATGGATGGTGACGGTCTGGGCACGAGGAGAACAAATAAATGAACCTTCATTTTGATTTCAACTActattttcaaacattaatgCAAAGTAAATGGTTTAagcagttaaaaaaaaatgaaaaaccaaaCTGAACTGTGAAACAGACATATACTCACTCACTCAACGAAAacaatataatcaaaataaggTCTCAACACGTTTAGTCCTTATATcaaaataaggtttttttttttttttttttNNNNNNNNNNNNNNNNNNNNNNNNNNNNNNNNNNNNNNNNNNNNNNNNNNNNNNNNNNNNNNNNNNNNNNNNNNNNNNNNNNNNNNNNNNNNNNNNNNNNNNNNNNNNNNNNNNNNNNNNNNNNNNNNNNNNNNNNNNNNNNNNNNNNNNNNNNNNNNNNNNNNNNNNNNNNNNNNNNNNNNNNNNNNNNNNNNNNNNNNNNNNNNNNNNNNNNNNNNNNNNNNNNNNNNNNNNNNNNNNNNNNNNNNNNNNNNNNNNNNNNNNNNNNNNNNNNNNNNNNNNNNNNNNNNNNNNNNNNNNNNNNNNNNNNNNNNNNNNNNNNNNNNNNNNNNNNNNNNNNNNNNNNNNNNNNNNNNNNNNNNNNNNNNNNNNNNNNNNNNNNNNNNNNNNNNNNNNNNNNNNNNNNNNNNNNNNNNNNNNNNNNNNNNNNNNNNNNNNNNNNNNNNNNNNNNNNNNNNNNNNNNNNNNNNNNNNNNNNNNNNNNNNNNNNNNNNNNNNNNNNNNNNNNNNNNNNNNNNNNNNNNNNNNNNNNNNNNNNNNNNNNNNNNNNNNNNNNNNNNNNNNNNNNNNNNNNNNNNNNNNNNNNNNNNNNNNNNNNNNNNNNNNNNNNNNNNNNNNNNNNNNNNNNNNNNNNNNNNNNNNNNNNNNNNNNNNNNNNNNNNNNNNNNNNNNNNNNNNNNNNNNNNNNNNNNNNNNNNNNNNNNNNNNNNNNGCGGAGGTTTCTGCTTATCAGacacaaccttcttcttctgcaaaccCAAGTTGTCTGTTGTTTCGACATTAACCTTGGGTTTCACAGTTTGCGTGTTAGTCAAGCTTCCTGTTGTTCCCACCCTAGCCTTTGATTTCAAAGCTTGCTTGTTATCCAAGTTTCTTTTTGTTCCCAAACTAGCCTTAGATTTCACAGGTTGCGCATTACACACGTTGCTTGTTGTTTCCATAGTAACCTTGGATTTAACAGTTTGTGTATTATCGAAGGAATTTCGACGGGATGACGAGCTTCCAACGCTCTCGTCATCTTTAGCATTTGCAGATGATGCACCACCGATGCTGTGTCTACGGTTAGTTAACTCGCTCTTTTTGCTCTTGGATCCATTGTTTACAGGCCACTGAATAGAACTTTGGCTGGCTGACTTTTGTGTTTTAGATCTGGCAGGAGAAGTCTTGATGCTGTTTTCGCGTTTGAGAGAGCTTTTGAGGGAGACTTGATCATCATTAGATTCAGGATCCCATGGACGAGAAGCCATCCATCGCTCAAGCCAACTCCAACCCCATTCTGTTGTGTTTGTGTCCATCATTGTCTGGTGTGGAAGTTTTGAAGAGTTTCTCCACGTTTGCTGTTTTATTTTCCAACATTAGTATTTGTGAATACGAAGAATTTCATAGTGATCATTtgttattaatctatatatacctGATGACTATAAGCATACGCCAAAGCCCTCTCTCGTCTTACAGAAGCTTCTTTTCGATTCACGGACTTTGCCGCGAGCTGTTCCTTTGATTTATTGCTCGAATCAAAATCTCCCGCGATAACCTGTAACACAGTTCAGTCCATCTGAGAACTTGGTTCATGCAGATACAGTGTAGTAAAAGGTATGGGAGACTAATGACCAAATTCTGATTCTGATGGTTTTCTTTCTGGTGACCCTTTTGCTGAATCAGCCTGTGACGAGTTTTGTTCTCCGCAGATAAGCGATTCCTTCTCTCTTGGATCTGTGTTTGTAAACGTGTAAGAGTTTGCATTGAGCTAAGCATCGCGTTCATTTGTCTTTTAACGTATCTTCCTTGTAGCAAAGCTTTGAGTCTGGCCATTCCTCGTAGCGCACGAAGAGTGCGTCTCGCCTGTTGAAACCCGAAAAAATTAGAGTAAGTCCCTCATAATAAGAGGGATCAattgatttgtatatatacctTGTAACATCTGTACGCATTTTGGATCTTGATTGCGGCAGTTTCCTCCTTTGATTCCACAATTTGATGTGTTGACGGGGTCGTGAGACGCACAACCTCCGCGGCAGCATGTGCAGCCACCACAGCTGCTTCGGCTGCGACAGCCGATGCAAGAGCCAGAGCTTGTTTAGTCTTTGCTTCTTTAGACTCACCATAACCTCTATTGCTGGCAGATGCCGGAGGGGGAGGTGGAGGAGACGGTGGTGGCAACGATGGCTGAGGAGCAAAATCCGgcaacggaggaggaggagaagacggctgataaacagaagaagatgaagggtCAACCGGTGGAGTCTCCTCTACAGGGAATTCAAATGATTCTCTACTCTTTTGTTTCCCAAACGACCATTTCCTCTTGGGTTTCTCAGGTTTCTTGGAAAACAAGGcaaaaccaaataataaaaattagcaAATCTTGATTGCATCATTAGCTAGGTTACATGTTCATAACAAATAATTCAAGATTAGATTCGGAAAACCAACTTGATGCTTTTTGTCTTTTCCTGGAGATAAACAAGCCGCGGAGACACATGTTAACCAGCTCTTACCCATCTTCTCCTGAAATTTTCAGACAAATCTTTCATTGAAACATTTTCTTACAaactgaaagaaagaaaaaaagttcttttacaaaataaaatttttgtgaAAGAGATGAGATTATGTGTAGAGACCTGGTCGCGATGGGCCCCACCGTTTCGTGGGAACCCAATTGACTTTTGTTACGATTGTGTTTTGTAAGAACGATTCAACAGATTTAACGACAGATacgttataagttataacttcttttttgttttttttttgttttttttcaattctctGCTTAgcttttgtttctctatatgttatttttatctacaatttatttgtttatttctggTGTTGTAGATTTTAGAATTACCAGCTTTTCTTATCGTTTGAAAAATTATCTAAAAGTGATTGACAAATTTAGAAAAGctgagttttaatttttttgatgttgCTATAATGCTCTTTATCCATTCCACTCTGGATTTAGTTCTCACTTTCACCTTCAATTCGTTTGTTTGGTCGAGAGTTTTCTTTACCAACAAGAAATGAGTAACGAAATCGTAAAAGAAGAGcaaagccaaaacaaaatttaagagGAAGAGGTCGAATTGTGTAATTGATTGTCAAACTATAAACATAATTACGATAAAGGgtttattcagaaaaaaaaaaaaaaaaatcaaaatagtaaAGAGGATGATCAAACTTTTCAGTTCCATAATGAATCCAAGATTAGAACGTGTAACAATTATCCACCTTTATTAACAAACAATAAGAGAGAAGATTTTAACGTATAACAACATTGTGTAGCTTcctatttattctattttaattgtttggaaGTCGGCAGGGAGAGTACGTGCAAACCTCTTAATACTTGCTGTCTCTCTCCTCTTCACACGAAGTAAGAGGTCTTTCTAACTCACTAATACCAGGTCATAACTCATAAGGCCAAAGTTTAATTGGAGACAGATTGTTTATAGCTAATTAAAATGCTTGGACTCCCCTTCTCTAATGAATTAATGTCTAGGTTTTGTATACTaatggtgttttttttaaattctttttaaaaatattttatgttataataatgTTTGTGATTGAGCCAAGATCAATAATGATCGTCACCTCACTAAATGCACATGATTACAAAAAGGTCATCTTTTCCCCTTGTATGTTCTTTAGGTGCCGAAATAGTTTACCCTCCGGATTGGTCTATCCGGATTCCGGCACATAAATCTTTGTCGAGCGTTCTTGATCAAGATAATGTCAtgatatatagtgaaaataattaCTGAGACATAGATATTATTCACATTGAGTATCAAAGAATTAGTACAggatcatgtttttttctttatcgtaTTCTAGTACCAtgttttattctgtttttgtcGTACGCTAAATTTATGTACTCTTGTTCCTCAAGTGTCTAATTTATCCCCAGTCAAAATCATCCGCTATTCTTCAGTTGTAGATGAAGGTACACGGTAGCTTCACTCTAGAATTTTTTACTATTGGTGGAATATGccttttgctaaaaaaaattaagggtaattgacacccacacccactttcttCTAAAGTATTGTCACAAAAACTCACTTTCgtatactttcccaagttttttgcttatgtgtccactttccttttacatttttgcccttactaacaacttacctctctttctctccttcttttttctctttttctcttcttttttgttgttaacactttaacaaagtaaaatatatttatttgttatcataaaacaaattttctatttatttatataaaatatgttatgattatatattttctacattttaagatacatattgctatattttttatgaatttttagattatacagtatccatcagtcgttgaacatttgttcaattataagtggataatcaattgcagtattgttaatagatagttacttgtgtttattcatacaaaatatacatacataaatttggttagatctttatccatagcatattatccataacacaacatagaccaaataagtacaaaaccctttaattctaaattttaaatcctagaNNNNNNNNNNNNNNNNNNNNNNNNNNNNNNNNNNNNNNNNNNNNNNNNNNNNNNNNNNNNNNNNNNNNNNNNNNNNNNNNNNNNNNNNNNNNNNNNNNNNNNNNNNNNNNNNNNNNNNNNNNNNNNNNNNNNNNNNNNNNNNNNNNNNNNNNNNNNNNNNNNNNNNNNNNNNNNNNNNNNNNNNNNNNNNNNNNNNNNNNNNNNNNNNNNNNNNNNNNNNNNNNNNNNNNNNNNNNNNNNNNNNNNNNNNNNNNNNNNNNNNNNNNNNNNNNNNNNNNNNNNNNNNNNNNNNNNNNNNNNNNNNNNNNNNNNNNNNNNNNNNNNNNNNNNNNNNNNNNNNNNNNNNNNNNNNNNNNNNNNNNNNNNNNNNNNNNNNNNNNNNNNNNNNNNNNNNNNNNNNNNNNNNNNNNNNNNNNNNNNNNNNNNNNNNNNNNNNNNNNNNNNNNNNNNNNNNNNNNNNNNNNNNNNNNNNNNNNNNNNNNNNNNNNNNNNNNNNNNNNNNNNNNNNNNNNNNNNNNNNNNNNNNNNNNNNNNNNNNNNNNNNNNNNNNNNNNNNNNNNNNNNNNNNNNNNNNNNNNNNNNNNNNNNNNNNNNNNNNNNNNNNNNNNNNNNNNNNNNNNNNNNNNNNNNNNNNNNNNNNNNNNNNNNNNNNNNNNNNNNNNNNNNNNNNNNNNNNNNNNNNNNNNNNNNNNNNNNNNNNNNNNNNNNNNNNNNNNNNNNNNNNNNNNNNNNNNNNNNNNNNNNNNNNNNNNNNNNNNNNNNNNNNNNNNNNNNNNNNNNNNNNNNNNNNNNNNNNNNNNNNNNNNNNNNNNNNNNNNNNNNNNNNNNNNNNNNNNNNNNNNNNNNNNNNNNNNNNNNNNNNNNNNNNNNNNNNNNNNNNNNNNNNNNNNNNNNNNNNNNNNNNNNNNNNNNNNNNNNNNNNNNNNNNNNNNNNNNNNNNNNNNNNNNNNNNNNNNNNNNNNNNNNNNNNNNNNNNNNNNNNNNNNNNNNNNNNNNNNNNNNNNNNNNNNNNNNNNNNNNNNNNNNNNNNNNNNNNNNNNNNNNNNNNNNNNNNNNNNNNNNNNNNNNNNNNNNNNNNNNNNNNNNNNNNNNNNNNNNNNNNNNNNNNNNNNNNNNNNNNNNNNNNNNNNNNNNNNNNNNNNNNNNNNNNNNNNNNNNNNNNNNNNNNNNNNNNNNNNNNNNNNNNNNNNNNNNNNNNNNNNNNNNNNNNNNNNNNNNNNNNNNNNNNNNNNNNNNNNNNNNNNNNNNNNNNNNNNNNNNNNNNNNNNNNNNNNNNNNNNNNNNNNNNNNNNNNNNNNNNNNNNNNNNNNNNNNNNNNNNNNNNNNNNNNNNNNNNNNNNNNNNNNNNNNNNNNNNNNNNNNNNNNNNNNNNNNNNNNNNNNNNNNNNNNNNNNNNNNNNNNNNNNNNNNNNNNNNNNNNNNNNNNNNNNNNNNNNNNNNNNNNNNNNNNNNNNNNNNNNNNNNNNNNNNNNNNNNNNNNNNNNNNNNNNNNNNNNNNNNNNNNNNNNNNNNNNNNNNNNNNNNNNNNNNNNNNNNNNNNNNNNNNNNNNNNNNNNNNNNNNNNNNNNNNNNNNNNNNNNNNNNNNNNNNNNNNNNNNNNNNNNNNNNNNNNNNNNNNNNNNNNNNNNNNNNNNNNNNNNNNNNNNNNNNNNNNNNNNNNNNNNNNNNNNNNNNNNNNNNNNNNNNNNNNNNNNNNNNNNNNNNNNNNNNNNNNNNNNNNNNNNNNNNNNNNNNNNNNNNNNNNNNNNNNNNNNNNNNNNNNNNNNNNNNNNNNNNNNNNttttttttttaaagtgaatagttttggttttaggttcaagggtttatgttctaggatttaaaatttagaattaaagggttttgtacttatttggtctatgttgtgttatggataatatgctatggataaagatctaaccaaatttatgtatgtatattttgtatgaataaacacaagtaactatctattaacaatactgcaattgattatccacttataattgaacaaatgttcaacgactgatggatactgtataatctaaaaattcataaaaaatatagcaatatgtatcttaaaatgtagaaaaatatataatcataacatattttatataaataaatagaaaatttgttttatgataacaaataaataaattttactttgttaaagtgttaacaacaaaaaagaagagaaaaagagagaaaagaaggagagaaagagaggtaagttgttaaTTAgagcaaaaatgtaaaaggaaagtggacacataagcaaaaaacttgggaaagtataccatgagtgaaaagtgggtttttgtgacaatacTTTAGGAGAAAATGGGTGTGGGTGTTATTTTCCCTTATAAGTTTTGTGCAAGCCGCCAATGGACAAACTTAACCTCAACATTTTTCGTGTGAGGACTTAGTTCCACTTGTTGATTTCATGTTCGGTATGGCTTGAAGCAATTACTGAAACACTACCAGAAAACATGGTTTTAGaaatactacaagaaaacatggttttacaaaaagaacaacTATTCATGAAAGAaaactattttacaaaaaaacctaTAGATACagagaaagataaagataaagattAACAGTAATGAGTCAGAGGcaaaaacaaaatgcaaaaaaaGTTTACTCTTTGTCCATGTAGATTTTGTCAGCTCGGCTCaccatataattaacaataaaatcaagAAGCATTGTCCTAATATCTACTCTAGCTTTCGAGGAAGCACCAAAACTCTCTTCCTCTTTACAAAATGAGTAAACCCCAAAAATTCATCTCAAAACAGCCGGCAACCTCTTCAACATCTTGGATTCGAGCAACATTGCGGGGTGCCGTGCGATCTAATCGTATTTAGGGGGCCTCTAGGTTTTAATTTGAcattcaaaacccaaaaaattaaatgccAAACCCCATGCCTTAGATTCTGATGTACaataaaattcttcttctttgaactTGTGTAGGTGTTGCATGTTAGTTCCATTTTCATTTGTCTTCaatgaatattttgtttatgaaGTCTCTAAACCTTCGGGAATAAAGCTTAGGATCAACAGCTGAAATGGAAGTGGGATCTGCGTGGAGTGACTTGTAGGCGTGCTCTAGTTTTTTGGTGATATCATAGTCTTGAAGAATGTCAATAACACCGAAATAAAGGATCACCTCAATGACCTCTTTCTTCGTACTCTTAGGATTTGAGTTGTCAATGTCGTCTTCTTCCCATGACTCTTCCCCAAATTTTCTCACCTGCTCTGCTTTTGCCGGTGTACTTTCTCCTAGTCTCATTAAGGGTCCGTTACTACATTTTCAAAGacataaacaaaatattgtcaaaataaaagaggaaaaaataatttgaatttgatgtgtTAAGCTTATGCGATTGTAAAAGGTTCATTTGAAGTTAGTGAGAATTGTTCAATCAAGTAAAACACTAGCGATTCTATAGAATATATTTACACCAGTTCTGTTGATCTAAATTGACCACTCAAATGAAAGAATCCAAGACCTAGTTAggataattttgttgtttttctttttttgagtaTAATATATGGTTATGTTTGTAAAACTCGAGAAATGGTAAGTTAATAAGGTACCAAGTTTGGATGACAGAGTCCATATTTGGAAGTGAATTATACCCTCTCATCAATTTGTCCTCCTGATCTCTTCGACCTGAATCAAGCAAGCAGCTGATTTTCaagagacaagaagaaaaataccaaaaaactAGAGTTGAAAGAAATATAACAATGATTGATACCGATGCCCAAGGAAATGTCATCACGCAACCCAGATTCACGGAAATGGAGACCAATCAAGAGGCTATAGTCCATAATTCTTTCAGCTTCAAGGAACTCACAGTCGATATCGATTTGGTTGATGAAGGCTTGAAACCATGACGTCTCAAGTCGAAACACATACTTGAGATCCAAGTCTTTGAGTGTTGTGGTCTCGTCGATTTCACCTTCATCTTTGTCAATGGTACGGCCGTGTGATGAACCTTTCAAGTCAAATCGTTTGTGTATACGATACTCCGAACAAAACAGATTGCCCATCACTATGAAccgagtcttttttttttgtcacaaaagataacaataaataagcttttatttgatttatgtacATAAACTTGTAACGAAGGACCATTTCTCATACCTTTTGTCCTCCTACTGGTTTGACGCAATGCACACCAAAGAACTTAGTGACCAAAGAGTTCTTGTACTTGGAAACATGCTCGTAATAATTTGGAAGCATCTTAAGCAATACCTAAGAAtggttttaaaagaaaatctcAAAATATGTATCTAAAAGCAATGTgaaatcaaaagattatataatttaccTTAATTTCGGATTTTTTCATGGTTTTGATCATGAAGCGTTCATCTTGAGTCAAGTAAAAGGAGCTACCACTCTTTCCAGGCGAAGAAAATTCTCGAAGAGATTCATTTCCGCAAATAGCGAGCATGTAGTCCGCTTGATCTATCGCAAATAAGTCTCTCAAATGCCTGTTCCACCACACAAAAATGTGCAATCAGGAACAATTGGATCATTTGTCTCCAAACTCCAAAATCTTTAGTACATTTACTTACCTAAACACAATAGGGCAATAATCCTTCCATTTGAATTCAACGGATAGATGGGGAGGCGTAGATTTAGAGCCTTCCGGGGGAAACCTGGTCCATTGCTTATCCTTGGGATCAAAATCACAATGCCTAAGTTCCCTCAAAAGGGAAGCATGTTTCCCGACAGAGTACCTAATCCCAAGTTGTAGATTTAACATTAAATCATAGTTTTTATGTCCGGCTGTAACCGTATGCCCTGGTTTCTTACAATCTCCTTCATCCAACCATCTTGGACTTTGTTGCAAACTCATGGCACCACCACTCTCTAAAAGCAAAGGACTTCTTGCCCATTCATGCTCTCCGCATCCGCTTGTATCTGACTCGCTCGTATACGGACTCGCCTCAACATGATCAGACACGCTAGTATCCTCCAACTCCGATATACAAATCCTCGGGAAATTGGTATTCATTGACAAAGCTTCCACAGAAGAGAGCTTATGATGTTGAACaatctcatcatctttcttcttgctCTTTCTCCCCCATCCACTATTACTAGTCTTCTCCTCTCCCCAACTCAACACCCCTTTCCCAACCGGGGCTCCATTTTCCCATAGACCATCATAACGGTTTCCATTAGCCCAAGTCATGGCTCCTTTCCCAGAGATAACACCATTCTTCCACTCTCCTACATACTCATTCCCATCGCTCCACACGTAACGTCCGTTGCC from Camelina sativa cultivar DH55 chromosome 7, Cs, whole genome shotgun sequence includes the following:
- the LOC104703169 gene encoding phosphatidylinositol 4-phosphate 5-kinase 3, with the protein product MQETVFLFTEENLNKGQSSGGKYKQSSRRVVPMTSCEVSDSAAEIRIVEKVLKNGDLYNGGLSAGVPHGTGKYLWSDGCMYEGEWTRGKASGKGRFSWPSGATYEGQFKDGRMDGEGTFIGIDGDTYRGHWLWGRKHGYGEKRYANGDVYQGNWKANLQDGNGRYVWSDGNEYVGEWKNGVISGKGAMTWANGNRYDGLWENGAPVGKGVLSWGEEKTSNSGWGRKSKKKDDEIVQHHKLSSVEALSMNTNFPRICISELEDTSVSDHVEASPYTSESDTSGCGEHEWARSPLLLESGGAMSLQQSPRWLDEGDCKKPGHTVTVSDSAAEIRIVEKVLKNGDLYNGGLSAGVPHGTGKYLWSDGCMYEGEWTRGKASGKGRFSWPSGATYEGQFKDGRMDGEGTFIGIDGDTYRGHWLWGRKHGYGEKRYANGDVYQGNWKANLQDGNGRYVWSDGNEYVGEWKNGVISGKGAMTWANGNRYDGLWENGAPVGKGVLSWGEEKTSNSGWGRKSKKKDDEIVQHHKLSSVEALSMNTNFPRICISELEDTSVSDHVEASPYTSESDTSGCGEHEWARSPLLLESGGAMSLQQSPRWLDEGDCKKPGHTVTAGHKNYDLMLNLQLGIRYSVGKHASLLRELRHCDFDPKDKQWTRFPPEGSKSTPPHLSVEFKWKDYCPIVFRHLRDLFAIDQADYMLAICGNESLREFSSPGKSGSSFYLTQDERFMIKTMKKSEIKVLLKMLPNYYEHVSKYKNSLVTKFFGVHCVKPVGGQKTRFIVMGNLFCSEYRIHKRFDLKGSSHGRTIDKDEGEIDETTTLKDLDLKYVFRLETSWFQAFINQIDIDCEFLEAERIMDYSLLIGLHFRESGLRDDISLGIGRRDQEDKLMRGYNSLPNMDSVIQTCNGPLMRLGESTPAKAEQVRKFGEESWEEDDIDNSNPKSTKKEVIEVILYFGVIDILQDYDITKKLEHAYKSLHADPTSISAVDPKLYSRRFRDFINKIFIEDK
- the LOC104705066 gene encoding protein IQ-DOMAIN 1-like; protein product: MGKSWLTCVSAACLSPGKDKKHQKPEKPKRKWSFGKQKSRESFEFPVEETPPVDPSSSSVYQPSSPPPPLPDFAPQPSLPPPSPPPPPPASASNRGYGESKEAKTKQALALASAVAAEAAVVAAHAAAEVVRLTTPSTHQIVESKEETAAIKIQNAYRCYKARRTLRALRGMARLKALLQGRYVKRQMNAMLSSMQTLTRLQTQIQERRNRLSAENKTRHRLIQQKGHQKENHQNQNLVIAGDFDSSNKSKEQLAAKSVNRKEASVRRERALAYAYSHQQTWRNSSKLPHQTMMDTNTTEWGWSWLERWMASRPWDPESNDDQVSLKSSLKRENSIKTSPARSKTQKSASQSSIQWPVNNGSKSKKSELTNRRHSIGGASSANAKDDESVGSSSSRRNSFDNTQTVKSKVTMETTSNVCNAQPVKSKASLGTKRNLDNKQALKSKARVGTTGSLTNTQTVKPKVNVETTDNLGLQKKKVVSDKQKPP